In a single window of the Solea senegalensis isolate Sse05_10M linkage group LG1, IFAPA_SoseM_1, whole genome shotgun sequence genome:
- the LOC122766709 gene encoding histone H4, which translates to MSGRGKGGKGLGKGGAKRHRKVLRDNIQGITKPAIRRLARRGGVKRISGLIYEETRGVLKVFLENVIRDAVTYTEHAKRKTVTAMDVVYALKRQGRTLYGFGG; encoded by the coding sequence ATGAGTGGCCGTGGAAAAGGAGGAAAGGGTCTCGGTAAAGGAGGCGCTAAGCGTCACCGCAAAGTTCTCCGTGATAACATCCAGGGAATCACCAAGCCCGCCATCCGCCGTCTGGCTCGCCGTGGCGGAGTGAAGCGGATCTCTGGTCTGATCTACGAGGAGACTCGTGGGGTGTTGAAGGTTTTCCTGGAGAACGTGATCCGTGATGCTGTCACCTACACCGAGCACGCAAAGAGGAAGACTGTGACCGCCATGGACGTGGTTTATGCTCTGAAGAGACAGGGAAGAACTCTGTACGGCTTCGGCGGTTAA
- the LOC122766659 gene encoding histone H2B, whose amino-acid sequence MPEPAKSAPKKGSKKAVTKTAGKGGKKRRKSRKESYAIYVYKVLKQVHPDTGISSKAMGIMNSFVNDIFERIAGEASRLAHYNKRSTITSREIQTAVRLLLPGELAKHAVSEGTKAVTKYTSSK is encoded by the coding sequence ATGCCTGAACCCGCCAAGTCCGCGCCCAAGAAGGGCTCCAAGAAAGCCGTGACTAAGACCGCCGGCAAAGGAggcaagaagaggagaaagagcaggaagGAGAGCTACGCCATCTACGTGTACAAGGTGCTCAAGCAGGTCCACCCCGACACTGGCATCTCGTCCAAGGCCATGGGCATCATGAACTCCTTCGTCAACGACATCTTCGAGCGCATCGCCGGTGAGGCGTCTCGCCTGGCTCACTACAACAAGCGCTCCACCATCACCTCCAGGGAGATTCAGACCGCCGTGCGTCTCCTGCTGCCCGGTGAGCTGGCCAAGCACGCCGTGTCCGAGGGAACCAAGGCCGTCACCAAGTACACCAGCTCCAAGTAA
- the LOC122766572 gene encoding histone H1-like produces the protein MAEVAPAPAAAAPAKAAKKKAASKPKKVGPSVRELIVQAVAASKERSGVSAAAVKKALAAGGYDVDKNKVRVKTAIKTLVLKGTLVQTKGSGASGSFKMNKKVEAKKPAQKAVPKAKKPAAKKPAAAKKPKAAAAKKPAAAKKSPKKVKKPAAAKKVAKSPKKVVTKSPKKVATKSPKKVAAKKVVKKAPAAKKSPAKKVAKPKVKKTAAKKK, from the coding sequence ATGGCAGAAGTAGCTCCAGCTCCAGCCGCCGCCGCCCCGGCCAAAGCAGCCAAGAAGAAGGCGGCTTCTAAGCCGAAGAAGGTCGGCCCCAGCGTCAGGGAACTCATCGTTCAAGCCGTGGCCGCGTCCAAGGAGAGGAGCGGCGTGTCAGCGGCCGCCGTCAAGAAGGCTCTGGCTGCCGGAGGCTACGATGTGGACAAGAACAAGGTCCGCGTCAAGACCGCCATCAAGACTCTGGTGTTGAAAGGAACTCTGGTCCAGACCAAGGGAAGCGGGGCCTCCGGATCTTTCAAGATGAACAAGAAGGTAGAAGCCAAGAAGCCAGCACAGAAGGCCGTTCCTAAAGCCAAGAAGCCCGCCGCCAAGAAACCCGCAGCGGCCAAAAAGcccaaggcagcagcagctaagAAGCCAGCAGCTGCTAAAAAGTCTCCTAAGAAGGTGAAGAAACCTGCAGCGGCCAAGAAAGTAGCCAAGAGCCCTAAAAAGGTGGTGACCAAGAGCCCCAAGAAGGTGGCGACCAAGAGCCCAAAGAAGGTGGCAGCGAAGAAGGTGGTGAAGAAGGCTCCAGCAGCCAAGAAATCTCCCGCCAAGAAGGTTGCCAAACCCAAAGTGAAGAAGACAGCAGCCAAGAAGAAGTGA
- the LOC122766607 gene encoding histone H2A-like: protein MSGRGKTGGKARAKAKTRSSRAGLQFPVGRVHRLLRKGNYAHRVGAGAPVYLAAVLEYLTAEILELAGNAARDNKKTRIIPRHLQLAVRNDEELNKLLGGVTIAQGGVLPNIQAVLLPKKTEKAAKSK, encoded by the coding sequence ATGTCAGGAAGAGGCAAAACCGGCGGAAAAGCCCGCGCTAAGGCAAAGACCCGCTCCTCTCGCGCTGGACTCCAGTTCCCAGTCGGTCGTGTTCACAGGCTGCTGCGCAAAGGCAACTACGCCCATCGTGTGGGTGCCGGCGCCCCCGTCTACCTGGCCGCTGTGCTCGAGTATCTGACCGCTGAGATCCTGGAGCTGGCTGGAAACGCCGCCCGCGACAACAAGAAGACCCGTATCATCCCCCGCCACCTGCAGCTGGCCGTCCGCAACGACGAGGAGCTCAACAAACTCCTGGGCGGAGTGACCATCGCTCAGGGCGGCGTGCTGCCCAACATCCAGGCTGTTCTTCTGCCCAAGAAGACCGAGAAGGCCGCTAAGTCCAAGTAA
- the LOC122766561 gene encoding histone H3-like: MARTKQTARKSTGGKAPRKQLATKAARKSAPATGGVKKPHRYRPGTVALREIRRYQKSTELLIRKLPFQRLVREIAQDFKTDLRFQSSAVMALQESSEAYLVGLFEDTNLIIVTIFVNSTIHGKGGKGLGKGGAKRHCKVLCDNIQGISKPTIHRLARHGGVKRISGLIYEETRSVLKVFLENVICDAVTYTEHAKRKTVIAMDVVYALKRQGRTLYGFGG; this comes from the exons ATGGCAAGAACCAAGCAAACCGCCCGTAAATCTACCGGAGGTAAAGCTCCCAGGAAGCAGCTGGCCACCAAGGCTGCGCGTAAGAGCGCGCCTGCCACCGGCGGCGTGAAGAAGCCTCACCGTTACAGGCCCGGTACCGTGGCTCTCCGAGAGATCCGTCGCTACCAGAAATCCACGGAGCTGCTGATCCGCAAGCTGCCCTTCCAGCGCCTGGTGAGAGAGATCGCTCAGGACTTCAAGACCGACCTGCGCTTCCAGAGCTCCGCGGTCATGGCTCTGCAGGAGTCCAGCGAGGCTTACCTGGTCGGCCTGTTCGAGGACACCAACCT CATTATAGTCACCATATTTGTGAATTCTACAATTCACGGAAAAGGAGGAAAGGGTCTCGGTAAAGGAGGCGCCAAGCGTCACTGCAAAGTTCTCTGTGATAACATCCAGGGAATCAGCAAGCCCACCATCCACCGTCTGGCTCGCCATGGCGGAGTGAAGCGTATCTCTGGTCTGATCTACGAGGAGACTCGCAGTGTGTTGAAGGTTTTCCTGGAGAATGTGATCTGTGATGCTGTCACCTACACCGAGCACGCAAAGAGGAAGACTGTGATCGCCATGGACGTGGTTTATGCTCTGAAGAGACAGGGAAGAACTCTGTACGGCTTTGGCGGTTAA